The genomic window TTAACAACATATGTAGCAACCTTAATTTATTTCTCTTTCGAATAGTTTTATATATTAGCTTCCCAAACAATTTTGCATTggcaagcccaaactatttctaatCAAACAAACATCTTTTAATAGTTTCTTTTTCcctttattttcttaatttacTCATATGTTCAATATATTCCGATCAGCCAAGAAAAAACAGCGGATGGAAAGCGAATACAAAGTTCCTTTTGGCTGCGGAAACTTACGAGTGGAGAGGACatttgatatttttttattttaaattaaGGAGCTCTTAGCTGAAGAAGatatttgacaattttttttattttaagaaGCTCTTTTACCAAACCATTGGAGGGAACTTTTTTCCCTTTTACTAAAAAATCAACATAGGGAGTTGTTCTACAAAACTCCTAACTCTTAGAAGTGTACCAAAACTAGGGACTATTATACATACGAGGGGTATAAACACAAATCCTAGGATTCCAAAACTAGACAAGCTTAAGAGCCTGTTTAGGACTATTCCGCTCTACATTTTTCAGCCCCACTCCCAACTTCGCTGGTCAAATAGTGACAGCTCTACAAAATCTACTCCTGAAAAAAGTGAAGTTGAGGGCCAACTCCAGGTGTTTTGTGAATCTTCTAAAGGGGTACTCCAGAAACTCTAGATTTTTTTATGTAGCTACTCTATGGTGAAATTGATGGAGTACAGTTGGTTTTGGAGAGTGCAGCAGTGCTAAACCGATCCCAATAAAACCACGGTAGGATGGGTAAGAAGGTTATTTAGAGATGAAAGAACAATAACTAGTTGAAATGTGAGCTACTGTGCTAAGTCAAATGCTTAAATCCTTTTTTCTAGATGATAGAGAAAAATCTGGCCTCATCTAAACTCGAGAGTCGAGACATCTGACCACTTATTACATGTTATTACTATTGCTCTAGACGTAAGCATCACATACTGTGATGACTGAATAAACCGACTAGAATAACACTACCTAGATGTTGACTAGTTGAGGACAGAAACATTCAAGTATATTAGCAAAGACTTAAACCTTGGCGCCTCTGTTTCATTTGGTTGGCCTGCTGTAACCACTTATAGCAAGTTATGGCCCTAGCCATGAGCATCGCAAATACAAACTATGACAATTTAATAAACCAACTAAAACACCCCAACCGATGTTGAGGACAAACACATTTGTACTGGTGCTATATTGGGTACTTTCTCTTCGAGATTAGCTTACATGGCTTCCTTTGGGGGCAGCACCAAGTTCAAGTCTTAGTAAAGACTTTGGAAATCTTGGGTGCTTCCTAGAATGAAGTATTTCATTTGTATGGCTTGCCATAACATTGTTGGATTGTTGATCGCCTTACGCAACAATGCCTGCCTCACCCTGACCCCACAAATGTCATCTATATGATAAGGTGGAGGAAATCATTACACGCATTTTTGATATATTGTGTCTTTGACAAACAAACTTGGATATTATAGATACTTCGATTTGTTGGCCTAATGCGGTCAGTGTTAGTGAGTCGGCACCATCTATTGTTTCAAATTGTGTGGTCTAATGCATCACTTTTGATTGAGCCTGACAGCACAGCAGGGGTTTCCATCCGTTGTCATGCTGGCAGCATAGCTCATTTGGAAACATCGCAATGAGTGTGTATGAGCCCTAGTGTCCCACTTCTTATTCAAGGAATTAGAGAAGACGTTGATCTTTGGTGCTCTACTGCTCTGTTCGTGCCACTTAATTGGAATCCCTCTAATCATGAGCTCACCTTCGTCTTGTTATTTTGATTCATTCAGTCGCTTCTCTAATTTCCTAGTTATGatcctttttttatttttctagggGGTGCTAAGTATTTGTGGGTGTGCGCTTAGGCCTTATTTGTAGTATATTGGTTTTTTCCTTAATATAGTTGCGGGGGCAAATCTAGATAGAGACTAGGGGGTGCGGGTGCACCCACACCAAAATTGAGAAACTGCAACTATCGTCACATTTTCGTCATACATGCACCTATATAGCAAAACTTTGTGCAACCATAAGACAAACGTACCCCcactcaaatttggtcaaactccGTCCCTATAAATTGGGAAGCTCACCTACCTGTTCAataagattttttttaataaaaaaaaactctaaCTCCAAAGTTCGGCTGAGAGAAACGCAATTCTTCTATTACTAAATCATGCATGTTGTTTCTGATCGTTATGCCATTGCTCCCATTTCCTTGTTCTCCTTATtttgcatccctctgcttttagGTAACATCATGGTAGTCCACCAGATGGTTAAACCATGGACAAGTAATAAAGTTTTAGAAATACGAAAATCATTTACGGCGCCATCAAGTCGTCTTTTATGATTTCCTAGAAAGCCAGGTGGAAAGTCATCATATATTCCTATGCATGATGCACCACAGCACCGGGCATGTGTACATTCTCAGATTCTCTCGGGGATCTGGGGCAATAGTAATCGAATAATTAGGCAGCTCCCGGAAGCAAGTGAGGCCAGCAAGTAAAGCAGCAGCAGGCAAGCAAGCAAGGGTAAGACGTGCAAGCGAAGCAGAGTCGCCCGGCAGCAAAAGCATAGGACATGGACAAGCAACGCACAAAACACGCGCAAGCTTTCCGTCCTCTTGCAGTCTATATAATGTTCATAGATCCTACACAAAGAGAACAGAAGAGCAGTATCGTCTCCTGTTCCTCTTGCaaggagagaaaaaaaataagGAGGAGCAAGGAACGCGCTGACTGAGACATGGTTCTGACACACGTCCACGACCTCGACGACGCAGCGGCCGCGTCGGCCGTCGTGTTCGCCTCGAGATACGTGCAGGACCCGCTTCCAAGGTATGAGCTGGGGGAGAAGTCCATCTCCAAGGACGCGGCGTACCAGATCATCCACGACGAGCTGCTGCTGGACAGCAGCCCGCGGCTGAACCTGGCGTCGTTCGTGACCACGTGGATGGAGCCCGAGTGCGACAAGCTCATCCTGGAGGGCATCAACAAGAACTACGCCGACATGGACGAGTACCCGGTCACCACCGAGCTGCAGAACCGGTGCGTGAACATCATCGCGCGGCTGTTccacgcgccggcgccggcgctgggCGCGGGCGAGAAGCAGGCCGTCGGGGTGGGCACGGTGGGGTCCTCGGAGGCGATCATGCTGGCGGGGCTGGCCTTCAAGCGGCGGTGGCAGAACCGGCGGAAGGCGGCGGGGAAGCCCTGCGACAGGCCCAACATCGTGACGGGCGCCAACGTGCAGGTGTGCTGGGAGAAGTTCGCGCGCTACTTCGAGGTGGAGCTCAAGGAGGTGAAGCTGCGGGAAGGCTGCTACGTCATGGACCCAGACGAGGCCGTGCGGATGGTCGACGAGAACACCATCTGCGTCGCCGCTATCCTCGGCTCCACGCTCACCGGCGAGTTCGAGGACGTCAAGCGCCTCAACGACCTCCTCGCCGCCaagaacaagcgaacagggtcggCCTGTTGCATGCCATCATAAATTCCTCCTCAGAGCTCAGACAGAGCAGGTGAGCAACCGTGGACTGATCTGGCTGCGTGATGCTGGCACGCAGGTGGGACACCCCGATCCACGTGGACGCGGCGAGCGGCGGCTTCATCGCGCCGTTCCTGTACCCGGAGCTGGAGTGGGACTTCCGGCTGCCGCTGGTCAAGAGCATCAACGTCAGCGGCCACAAGTACGGCCTCGTCTACGCCGGCGTCGGCTGGGTGATCTGGCGCAACAAGGAGGAGCTGCCCGAGGACCTCATCTTCCACATCAACTACCTCGGCTCCGACCAGCCCACCTTCACGCTCAACTTCTCCAAAGGCACGGCCATGGAGATCATGCTCATACTCATGCCTGCCAGTCTGCCACTGCCCTGTGTCACAAACATTATAAGATCATGAGCTCTGACATGTTGTTAACTCTCTGCAGGGTCTAGTCAAATCATCGCGCAGTATTACCAATTTCTTCGATTAGGCTTCGAGGTACGTACCACTTTCATGCTTTGCACCATAGTTTTATGAATCGATTCCCGGAAAAACGAGCTACTCTGTTCTTGCAGGGGTACCGCAACGTGATGGAGAACTGCATGGAGAGCGCTCAGACGCTGCGGGAGGGGCTGGAGCGGATGGGCCGCTTCACCATCATCTCCAAGGAGCAGGGCGTGCCGCTGGTGGCGTTCACGTTCAAGAGCAAGGACGAGACCTCGCTGGCGTTCAAGCTGTCGTCGGAGCTGCGCCGGTTCGGGTGGATCGTCCCGGCGTACACGATGCCGGCGGACCTGGAGCACATGGCCGTGCTCCGCGTCGTGGTCCGGGAGGACTTcggccggccgctggccgagcggTTCCTGTCCCACGTGCGGATGGCGCTGGAGGAGCTCGACCACGCGGCCAAGGGCGGGCCCGTGCCCAGGATGCGGGTCACCATCGAGCTGGGACCTCCCGCCAGGGGCTCCGGCGAGGAGGCCTCCGCCAGGGTCGTCAAGCGGGAGGCCGTCGTGCCGGTGCACCGCAGCGTGTCGCTCGCCGGAGGGAAGACCAAGGGCGTCTGCTAGCTCCTGTTCGCTTGGTCTTGTTGGCTGATAAGTCAGGATTAAAAGTATTATTATTGgttgatttagtgtgagagaaaaatactattcgttgaatGAAAAAATACGGTTTTTAAGTCAAATAAGTCCAAGCGAACAGGTGTAGAGCAGCTGATCAACGACtggcgccctgttcgtttggcttataagacgtattttttcagccaacgaacaatatttttttctcacaacaaatcagccaacaatactttcagtcatggcttatcagccaagcgaataggGTATATAACTCTCCGCGTAGTGGTATGGAATACTGAATAAACGGTTGTATCGACAAAAGGCACCCAGTGATACAAAGCTAAAACTTATGTAAAAACTCCCATGGATCGGAAATTTAACACTGCTAGGGCCTAACATCTGACTGACAGACGCCCGTGGCTGCGGTCAGTTTCCGTGCCCCTATTTTGTGCGTCCACATAGGGTCCGCGTGCGCCTGTGTTTCGCACACCCACACAGGCCTGCGCCGTTCAGACGTCATCCACGTGGCGACAGCTCGCGCCCCCTCTCACTTCATACGCGCATCACatgtgcaacacctgatctatTTTTGAAAAATCCAGATATAATACTtctaacatacaaaagaagacttATGAAacacaaacacttgcaaaaacacctgaaaacacttgaaaatcatcgtaaacatacgcaatatccaaataaaacacttgcaacatatgtgtgaatcatatgcaatatctagataaacacacttgcaacatgcgtctgaaaaacagatgaaacattaggaacagacgcttgcaacatacgtgtacaaccattgcaacatcccgatctacttttgcaacatccgtatgaaacacttacaatatacgtatgaaacatctgaaacacttgaagcatacgcttgcaacattcgCTTTCAACGCAaaatctccttgctgcttgggagaatggaAGCTCGTCGGCGTGTGGAGTTCATTGGAGACAGCGGCTCGACGGCGATGGGAGGCAACGTCCCCACGACTGGGAGAGGACAGCCGCACGTCACGCCTGGCAGGGCCGGCAGCCGAGCGCCGCGACTCTGAGTCGAGCGTTGTACCTCGAAGGCGGCAGAATGGAGTCTCGTCGGCGTGTGGAGTTCACTGGAGGCAGCGAGCCGGCGGCGATGGGGAGGCAGCGTCCCCACGACTGGGAGAGGACAGCCGCACGTCGCGCCTAGCAGGGCCGGCAGACGCCGCGACTCTGAGTCGAGCGATGTGCCTCGGAGGCGGCAGGCAGCGCTGCTCCGCGCCTGGTTCTCGCGGTGACCATTGCCCCTAGAGCGGATAGGAATGAGTGGGCGAGCGGATAGGTGCAACTGGACGAGAGGATTTTTTTTATGAGAAACTTGCGAGCGAATAGTAGGAGGGTAGCTGGGCAGCGTCGTAGCCCACCATTAGATTGTTTACGTCCGCTTGCCAGCGTTACCGATCGGAAATTTGGAGGGAATCCCGGCCCATTACACAGACGGGCCGACGATTCGGGCCACGCAGAAGAAAATCTTGCGGGATAACGACATCCACCTGGCCCGTCCAAATCGAGTATTGCGTCTCAACTGCTCATCCTCGACTTGCGTGCGCGGAAAAGGGGTGTTTACTTGAGTTAATGAGCTTGATCCGAAGGTGGGGATGAATGACAGCGCAGCTGTGAGATTAAATACTGTATGATGGCCGCAAAGCACACTCCTTGGATTGGATAGCTTCACGAGGCCGACAATCTTGATCGCGCAGCAACTGCCCGTAGCACAGCGACTAGCGCCTACCGGTACAAAAAGCAAGGAATAAAGCATGTCGATCGCAATGACGAACAGATTAGTTTATGAGTTTATTCATATGGTCCTTCATTCCTTTACGATCAGATTCAGATCCTATAAACACAAATAAATTTCATGGAAATGATACGTGCCAAACTCTTGTGAGCTCTTTCCTTATTTTTCTATTCTATGAAAAACTTCTTTTCATTTCCTCTCGTAAACTAGTTAACTTGAAATGATTGTTTCCATAAAGtggtcatgttcgcttgtcttataatccgtacttttcagctggaacagtgtctAAATTTTTGCCATACCAAAGTTGTCCTTGGAAAGGAAACTAAACGTGCATATAACTGTATAAAACTCACAAACATAAACGTGAGATTATGACGCGTAAAGGTTTTTTTCAGCATACACCATCTATCCTGAAATATAATGGATCtggagttcaaattttacaagaaAATATAAGGTATTATAGGTGCTTAACTACCTCTCTCCTCTATTTTTTGCAGGAAATATTAAACTTGGTCTGAACCAAAATAGACAACCTGTAAATAAGGAAATAACAATTGAACTACTCCCGCATTCCTAATTAGTGAGGGGCAACATGGTCTTTTGTtaggtttttttattttatttaagaATTGCTTAAATACCTTATATTTCAAGATGGATGAGTAACATTTTGTACTCCTTTCGTTCTTACATGTCATATTAACTTTGTCCCAAGTCAAACATTACTATCTTTGATCATCCATTTAAAAAAATATAGTTTCACAACatatgaattatatattatgaaagtatttctTATAAATCTAAAAGCATAAATCTTATGCCATGACCTAGCGAGAGCAGCCACCATTGTTGTCGTCGTCGCCCCCGCCTCCATCATCGCTGGTCCCCCTCCGGCATCTCGCTGGAGGACGGAGGGAGTGTGGGGATCATCGCTTTTAATAAGTTTCTAGTAGATCAAGTCCTTTAGGGTTAGGATCTCTCCATACCAACTTTCTTAGTATTAGGGATTTATCTCCTCCTTTCCAGTGATGGCGAGTGGGCAGGATGGATTCATTTTCTCCATGGCGGCTCTGTTGAAGATGATGGCGACAACTGCGGCGTCGGCAACTTCCTCGCATGACGACATGGAGACTTAGTTTTCCGAACACCGACATCAAGGCAGAGATGATGTCATCGTCATGGAATAACTTTCTCTAGTCTATTCTTTGttttgttgtggttagatctgatcatgatgaaggactagggagaataagTTTCAAATCGGTCTTCTTTATTCTTTGGTGGCAGAAAAAAGAAGGAAGACacaagaaagaagaagtttctcaactccgcATGCACAAATGTTGGTCTTGGGCATGTGTTCTCAGGTATTTTGCCGATTGTTTGCCTGTGCAGTCATCCATACAAAGCGTCATATATGTCTAGATTTGAGATTTTGGGCTATACAAAGCATAGGTACAATATAGATAAAGATCAGTTTCTGGATGTACATAGTATATTCTAGAGTACTTGTATCATTATGATGTACTCggctataatataatataattctTCTCTCGTCTAAAAAAACATAAGCATGGTCCGTGTGCTACCAACTCGAGTTTGCATATCTAAAAAAACTAGAGTTTGCATGCATGCAAATAGGATATTTTTTGGCGGATTatagaaaaaacccaaaaatagcTTACTAGCATATTTGTGGGTCCTTATGCTATCTCCAACAGAGCCGACCCAAATTTCACCGTTTGGGTCATGCACAGGAAATGAGTGAGCTACCCAAATTCTTTCGTTTCCAACAACGAAGGCAAAATATCTTCggtcctctcttcctctctctctcccacacggctgcctttctctcttcctctctctctcccacgcggcCGTGCAGGgcatggcgacggcgacggcgacgacgtggGGCAACGGCGCgcgctggcgctggcgcggcGCCCGAAGCATGGGTGCGCCCCGGCGCGGCGCCCGCCGCGGACGCCGCCTGCCttcttccctccctctcccgaccggatccggccggtggcgcCCGCGCCGATGGAGCTCGCGCCCACGCCTGCAGAGCTCGCGCTCGAGCTCTTGCCTCGTCTTGCGGCAGAGATTTGCGTCGTCCGGCTGCCGAAGACGCTTATTTGCCTTTCCCTTCGGCTGGTACGCAAAATCGGTCGGTTGTTTGGGTCTTCTGTTTGACAGCATTTTTTGCCACGCAAACCACTATTGAAGACGTATTTTGCGTTTGCGTTTCGTTATTGGAGACCGTCCCACTTGTATCCCTGGACCCTAGGTGTGTTAGCTAATTTAGTTGGAAACTCATTTTTAAATTGTACTAAATGATACCGTACATGCATGCTCAACTATGCAATAACGGGACTGACATGATTGTAGGATCTGTATGAACGGTTGTGTACGCGGGTTATTTCTATATTCCAtttacgaggaagaagaagaaaagatgaCCTAGAGCCTATTCTTTCTACTTCTTCCGTTTTGTAATATAATGTATTTAAAAAATAAGACAACTTAAAAAAAATACTCAAATAACACTTTTACTCATGGACTGAACCCCAACTAAAAAGTTTCTCGTCAGATTATAGCTTCATTTTCAATAAACTTTCCTAAATCTAAGTACCAACACAACATAGAATACCTTATATTTCTGTATTTTAAAAGTCATAATGTTCTGTATTTTAGGACGGAAGGAGCATGAACATCTTAACTACATTGCAATCAAGTACCAAGCGAACGATTGAGATGAAAACAGCCCGATATGTACACAGCAAATTATATAGATCATCTTTTTGCATTGTGCTCACTATTGCACCAATATTCTTTGAACAAAGCACAGGGGAAAGGAACACGCTTATTACATACACTCTACAATAATACAGTCACGCATGCTTCCCCGTTTGGtgctttaggatagatggctggtTAATTACACATTTACACGCATGCATGGCAGCCAAATCACAAAGCCACGCACTTCGACCAACTTGCTCGCTCAACCCAGCTGCTTGCAAGAGAAGAGGGCCGAGCAAACCTCGTGGAAGGCCTGGAGGATGGCGGCGCGGTGCTCGCGCGCGTTCACCGAGACGTAGCAGTTGAgcagcgcccgcagctccgcggGCTCGGCCATCCGCTTCGCCGCGATCACCTCCGCGATGGACCGCCGGAACTCCTCCCGCGGGTTGTGCGTCCTCCGGTCCTCCGCGAGCAGCACGACGCACGTCGTCCGCCTGGTGGCCGCCGCCTGCTCCCGGACGCCCTTCTCGtagcaggcgccgccgccgccgccgccgcctcgggcCCACGCCCGCGGGAGGCCGCGGCGATGCCGCTCGGCGAGCTCACCCGGGCGGCGCGCCACCGGCGGCGGCCGACCGCCGGCCTCTGCGGCGTCGATCATGGACTGCAGCCGCGCCTGGACCATCCCGTGCGCGAGCTTGGACAGGCCGCGCGtctgcgtcgtcgtcgtcggcggcggcagGGGAAGCGGCTCCGGTGCCGCGTCGGCGGACGAGCACGACGCCGCCGAGGACACGCTGAGCCGGGACGCGCCGCAGCATAGCGCGCGGCACTTGCCACCCCCCTTGCTGTGCCGCGTCGTCCCCGACACGGCGTGGCACTTGCCGCCTCCGCCGATCTTGTGCTCCTGCTTGCTCCGGCCAGAGAAAAGCTGCATGGCTGATCTCGCGCCACCCCTGCTGCAGCTGCGGCACGCGAGTGGGGGAGAGGGCAGTGGCAGCAAGCAACTGCCAAGTTGATGCAGAGCAGCTCGCGCGGGGTGCACTAGAAGAGGACAGTGCGCCATTGTAAAGCGATCAAAGGCTAGTGGGCGCCGCCTTTTTAGTTCTCTGATTGAGCAAATTTTCAAGTCATGGGAAAGAGATGGTAGGATGGCTAATTGTCTATACGTAGCTGGCTTTAGGATGTAGCCGGATCATGCTGTCCCCTTGCTAGCGGCAACTTGGGGCATCTCCAGTATGCTGCCATCGCCTTTGATGCCCAATTCTCAATTCGGATTAGCTAGCTTGTCAAGTTAAAAACGTGATTGGCTGCATACTAAAAATCCCAGGCGTCAATCATGTTTCGTAGTCGCCATTGCTTAGTTTAGTGCCAACACATCATAATTACAGCGACACGCGGTTGGGTTCTTTTAATCGGATGAATTCAGAGCTCAGCTTTTCGGTGAAGAGAGGATTTAGTGCTGGATCCATCCAACCTACAACCAGCTGTTTACAGGACTGGATAATCTGTTATTAGGCTCTTAGCAGCTCAAATGCCAACCAGAAAAATGCTTAACCCTGCTTCAGAATTCAGGTTTCCTCAAAACAGCATGGGGCAGTTGGCAGGAAATCTTTCAAATCTGCCCAACTATTTTCTGGTGTTGCTGACAATGTGTAGCTAGTTCGCTCAACTCTGCAACACTagtttccttcaaaaaaaaaaaaaactctgcaACACTAGCAAAGTGTCCATGAGAAAAATAAGGTTCACCAAATCAATCCCAAAAGGGAGACAAAGAAGCCTAAAGAATCAAAAAGCAAGGACAGGATTCCAGCTGGTGTAGTGGCCGTCATGTGGCTATCATCAAGCTTAACCATGGTCAACAGCTTTAGCAAGCTCTCGTCTCCCCTTTTCTTATCGTGTTAGTAGGttcgtgtccgtgcgttgctacggaatagttaacattttatactaaaagtcgcacgataagataataatactgtaaaattaaataccaacgttaaaataacatttaatccaaaaaacaaaatttgtgaaattaaataccaaAGTTAAAGCGAGCGGTCAAGGTTTTGTTTC from Miscanthus floridulus cultivar M001 chromosome 11, ASM1932011v1, whole genome shotgun sequence includes these protein-coding regions:
- the LOC136493066 gene encoding glutamate decarboxylase 2-like yields the protein MVLTHVHDLDDAAAASAVVFASRYVQDPLPRYELGEKSISKDAAYQIIHDELLLDSSPRLNLASFVTTWMEPECDKLILEGINKNYADMDEYPVTTELQNRCVNIIARLFHAPAPALGAGEKQAVGVGTVGSSEAIMLAGLAFKRRWQNRRKAAGKPCDRPNIVTGANVQVCWEKFARYFEVELKEVKLREGCYVMDPDEAVRMVDENTICVAAILGSTLTGEFEDVKRLNDLLAAKNKRTGWDTPIHVDAASGGFIAPFLYPELEWDFRLPLVKSINVSGHKYGLVYAGVGWVIWRNKEELPEDLIFHINYLGSDQPTFTLNFSKGSSQIIAQYYQFLRLGFEGYRNVMENCMESAQTLREGLERMGRFTIISKEQGVPLVAFTFKSKDETSLAFKLSSELRRFGWIVPAYTMPADLEHMAVLRVVVREDFGRPLAERFLSHVRMALEELDHAAKGGPVPRMRVTIELGPPARGSGEEASARVVKREAVVPVHRSVSLAGGKTKGVC
- the LOC136492887 gene encoding probable transcription repressor OFP9 codes for the protein MQLFSGRSKQEHKIGGGGKCHAVSGTTRHSKGGGKCRALCCGASRLSVSSAASCSSADAAPEPLPLPPPTTTTQTRGLSKLAHGMVQARLQSMIDAAEAGGRPPPVARRPGELAERHRRGLPRAWARGGGGGGGACYEKGVREQAAATRRTTCVVLLAEDRRTHNPREEFRRSIAEVIAAKRMAEPAELRALLNCYVSVNAREHRAAILQAFHEVCSALFSCKQLG